The following proteins are co-located in the candidate division KSB1 bacterium genome:
- a CDS encoding TRAP transporter TatT component family protein — protein sequence MSALFEESDLQLAEQAIASDLKLLEGLIKSDPNNEKFLLLACQGFASYALGFVEDQDPERAKSLYLRGRDYGFKILKKNPLFQPALSGELDRLATALKKFDKSDVPALFWTANNWANWINLNLTDTDALADLPRVQLMMQRVIELDEGYFFGGAHLFFATIYASRPKLLGGDA from the coding sequence ATCTCCAATTGGCCGAGCAAGCCATCGCCTCGGATTTGAAGTTGCTGGAAGGGCTGATCAAGAGCGATCCCAATAATGAAAAATTCTTGCTGCTGGCCTGCCAGGGATTCGCCTCTTATGCGCTGGGTTTCGTCGAAGACCAGGATCCAGAGCGAGCTAAATCGCTTTACCTGCGCGGTAGAGATTATGGCTTCAAAATCCTCAAGAAAAATCCCTTGTTCCAGCCAGCACTCAGCGGCGAGCTCGACCGTTTGGCGACGGCTCTAAAAAAATTCGATAAGAGCGATGTACCTGCTCTGTTCTGGACCGCCAACAACTGGGCCAATTGGATCAATCTCAATTTGACCGACACCGATGCCCTGGCCGATCTGCCGCGGGTACAACTGATGATGCAGCGGGTGATCGAATTGGATGAAGGTTATTTCTTCGGCGGCGCCCATCTGTTTTTCGCCACCATTTATGCTTCTCGTCCCAAACTGCTGGGCGGCGATGCG